A genomic window from Methanobacterium sp. BRmetb2 includes:
- a CDS encoding TIGR00268 family protein: MKLNEKIERIRNSLRNKKVLIGFSGGSDSTLIAKIASKVSKEAIAVTIDNGVLPSECVTKAREIARKVGIKHEVIVENFLQDKSFQSNPPNRCYICKNKMYAKLKEEALKLGVEEIVDGTNISDLLEDRPGIMVTFDNKVLSPLLLAGMTSEDVMEALKLMNLDFSKSTTCLATRIPKGQEITTKKISRINYAESLIRNISQMETVRVRDDEDTTTIEVDDLQKILDIQKINHIKSELNSVGFKRIKLDINGYDTYKKDIVVYKPCKDEKNKIMFETELPYMIDIEKTCKSLSLLGEPKCSVDMGIIMIELENKNITIFKKGKVVARRVVDKEDAENVLINILPHIRRIV, encoded by the coding sequence ATGAAGCTCAATGAAAAAATTGAAAGAATCAGGAATTCTTTAAGAAACAAAAAGGTTTTAATAGGTTTTTCCGGAGGTTCAGATAGTACTTTAATTGCAAAAATAGCTTCAAAAGTTTCCAAAGAAGCAATCGCTGTGACCATTGACAATGGTGTCCTACCATCTGAATGTGTAACCAAAGCCCGAGAGATCGCTCGAAAAGTTGGAATAAAACATGAAGTTATAGTGGAAAACTTCTTACAAGACAAATCTTTCCAATCAAATCCTCCTAACCGATGTTATATCTGTAAAAACAAAATGTACGCTAAGTTAAAAGAAGAAGCACTAAAATTAGGTGTGGAGGAAATTGTTGATGGAACAAATATCAGCGATTTACTAGAGGACCGGCCCGGCATCATGGTGACCTTTGATAATAAAGTATTAAGTCCTCTTTTATTGGCTGGTATGACTAGTGAAGATGTTATGGAAGCTTTGAAGTTAATGAATCTCGATTTTTCAAAATCAACTACTTGTCTTGCCACTCGAATTCCAAAAGGGCAGGAAATCACTACAAAAAAAATAAGCAGAATAAATTATGCGGAATCCCTTATTAGAAATATTTCCCAAATGGAAACAGTCCGGGTGAGAGATGATGAAGATACAACAACTATTGAGGTAGATGATCTTCAAAAAATATTAGATATCCAAAAAATCAATCATATTAAATCTGAATTAAATTCTGTTGGTTTTAAAAGAATAAAATTAGATATTAACGGTTATGATACTTATAAAAAAGATATTGTAGTTTATAAACCGTGCAAAGACGAGAAGAATAAGATTATGTTTGAAACTGAGCTTCCCTACATGATAGATATTGAAAAAACTTGCAAGTCCCTTTCCCTGCTCGGGGAACCTAAATGTTCCGTGGATATGGGTATAATCATGATAGAACTGGAAAATAAGAATATCACTATTTTTAAAAAGGGTAAAGTAGTTGCAAGACGAGTTGTGGATAAAGAAGATGCTGAGAATGTGTTGATTAATATTCTACCTCATATAAGAAGGATTGTTTAG
- a CDS encoding inosine-5-monophosphate dehydrogenase produces the protein MLVKEIMSKDIHYIKVPGNRSTALRLMRKKNVSGAPVVKEGTKELVGIVTRTDLINNPDEEQIALIMSRNPVTTSPDENVKEVAKKMLDNNIRRVPVVDKNELIGIVTAYDLIEQAISKIEIKDPVKNYMIKMIPTTWERTPLNVAFEIMRYFNLKVLLALNKDGKLSGILTETDFINESEVVSERTVHNTSVGTEGDKWSWDSKNVLYVIKNHLRFSDKEVKDVTTNDLLTATTRTTVTECASKMKQRNIEQIPVIDVEGELVGLVRAHDLIKALTD, from the coding sequence ATGCTCGTAAAAGAGATAATGTCAAAGGATATACACTATATCAAAGTTCCAGGTAACCGTTCCACGGCGCTGCGTTTGATGAGAAAAAAAAATGTTTCAGGTGCACCCGTAGTAAAAGAAGGAACTAAAGAACTGGTTGGTATAGTTACACGTACAGATCTGATAAACAATCCTGACGAAGAACAAATAGCTCTAATAATGTCAAGAAACCCTGTAACGACAAGTCCAGATGAAAATGTTAAAGAAGTAGCCAAAAAAATGTTAGATAACAATATAAGAAGAGTGCCTGTTGTTGATAAAAATGAATTAATAGGTATTGTAACTGCATATGATCTAATTGAACAAGCTATTTCTAAAATAGAAATCAAGGATCCAGTAAAGAATTACATGATAAAGATGATTCCCACTACTTGGGAGAGAACTCCTTTAAATGTGGCTTTTGAAATAATGAGGTACTTCAATCTAAAGGTTTTACTGGCATTGAATAAAGATGGTAAATTGTCTGGGATTCTTACTGAAACTGATTTTATAAATGAGAGTGAAGTTGTTTCTGAGAGAACTGTTCATAATACTTCAGTTGGTACGGAAGGGGATAAATGGTCATGGGACAGTAAAAATGTTCTTTATGTAATAAAAAACCATTTACGCTTTTCAGACAAAGAGGTTAAAGATGTTACCACCAATGATCTTTTAACTGCCACCACCAGAACAACAGTTACAGAATGCGCAAGCAAAATGAAACAGAGAAATATCGAGCAAATACCAGTGATTGATGTTGAAGGGGAATTAGTAGGACTGGTCAGAGCACACGATCTTATAAAAGCACTTACTGATTAA
- a CDS encoding universal stress protein UspA has protein sequence MYKKILLPTDGSKYADKAAEHAIWIASKSGAEVIVLTVLETSSLAGLPAEDLIVKIKEMLKEEGKRSLEKISDILSEEESHKEFNKEVKITLKTKEGAPADEIINMIKEEDVDLVIMGTSGKHGLDRFLLGSVAEKVVRSSPCPVMVVH, from the coding sequence ATGTACAAAAAAATATTATTGCCCACTGACGGTTCAAAATACGCGGACAAAGCTGCAGAACATGCTATATGGATTGCAAGTAAGAGTGGTGCAGAAGTCATAGTTTTAACAGTACTTGAAACATCTTCACTCGCAGGACTGCCTGCAGAAGATCTGATAGTAAAAATAAAAGAGATGTTGAAAGAAGAGGGGAAACGATCTCTTGAGAAAATTTCTGATATACTATCGGAAGAAGAATCTCATAAAGAATTCAATAAAGAGGTTAAAATTACCTTAAAAACCAAGGAAGGAGCCCCAGCTGATGAGATAATCAACATGATCAAGGAAGAGGATGTTGATCTGGTTATAATGGGAACCTCTGGAAAGCATGGTTTAGATAGATTTTTATTGGGAAGTGTGGCTGAAAAGGTGGTAAGATCATCACCCTGTCCTGTAATGGTAGTTCATTAA
- a CDS encoding carbamoyl phosphate synthase large subunit has product MQDHNIKKVLIIGSGPIQIGQAAEFDYSGSQACKSLMEEGIETVLVNSNPATIQTDMDTADRVYVEPLTPEIVAKIIEKEKPDAVLPTMGGQTGLNVATGLAEIGALEGIKVIGSSVETIRNVEDRDLFGNFMMELNEPIPKCRAVDSLDKALAAVDEIGYPIIVRPAFTLGGTGGGVAHNEEELIEVATRGLDMSFINQVLIDESVIGWKEFEYEVMRDKNDTCIIVCNMENLDPMGIHTGESIVVAPAQTLSDIDNHRLRDASIKIIRALKIQGGCNIQFAVNPDTGEYKVIEVNPRVSRSSALASKATGYPIAKISAKIAIGMTLDEIQNDITKETPASFEPTLDYVVAKIPRWPFDKFKGISKEIGVQMKSTGEVMSIGRTIEEALHKAIRSLDIGRFGFDEVKYDEDLIKKATDERIFHIYTALKSGVSVDKIHQMTQIDKFFLYKLLNIINFEKNLKGDIFDENNLRKAKKMGFSDKKISELTGVDVADITSYRKEKGIIPTYKMVDTCAAEFEAKTPYYYSTYELEDEITVSDNKKVIIIGAGPIRIGQGIEFDYCCVHAALALKDEGVETIIINNNPETVSTDYDISNKLYFEPLTLEDVMAIVDKEKPEGVVVQFGGQTSINLAVPLAREGVSILGTPHESIDRVEDRERFTKVLEHLDIPQADYGIANSFEEARLVAERIGFPVLVRPSYVLGGRAMEIVYDDLELKEYMKEAVKISPEHPILVDKFLEDAIEVDVDALSDGETVFIGGIMEHIEEAGVHSGDSACVIPPQSISNNVLDVIKDYTKKLALELDVIGLMNIQYAVKLDDENKVYILEANPRASRTVPFVSKAVGIPLAKIAAKLMIGYKLVDLGLTEDIKIDHVAVKESVFPFIKLPEADSVLGPEMRSTGESMGIDENFGVSYYKSQLSANMELPTKGKIFISVRDADKDKIQDITKKAEELGFELLATRGTADAVKGHVKIDRIRKISQGSPNIRDAILNGEIALIINTPSGKQSADDGYFIRRMAVELGIPYVTTLAGARAALNAIENVKEGEINVKSLNDYHNQ; this is encoded by the coding sequence ATGCAAGATCATAATATAAAAAAGGTGCTAATTATAGGATCCGGCCCTATTCAAATAGGTCAGGCCGCTGAATTCGATTATTCAGGGTCACAAGCCTGTAAATCTTTAATGGAAGAAGGAATAGAAACAGTACTTGTTAATAGTAATCCTGCAACTATTCAAACTGACATGGATACAGCAGACCGTGTATATGTTGAACCTCTTACACCAGAAATTGTGGCTAAAATAATTGAAAAGGAGAAACCGGATGCTGTTTTGCCTACTATGGGTGGACAAACCGGTTTAAACGTGGCAACGGGATTGGCTGAAATAGGAGCATTAGAAGGAATTAAAGTTATTGGTTCATCAGTTGAAACTATTAGGAATGTTGAGGACCGGGATCTTTTCGGTAACTTTATGATGGAATTAAATGAACCCATCCCTAAATGTAGAGCAGTTGATTCTTTAGATAAAGCATTAGCAGCTGTTGATGAGATTGGATATCCTATTATCGTACGTCCTGCTTTTACTTTAGGAGGTACTGGTGGTGGTGTTGCCCATAACGAAGAAGAGTTGATAGAAGTGGCAACCCGTGGATTGGATATGAGCTTTATTAATCAAGTTCTCATTGATGAATCAGTTATTGGATGGAAAGAATTTGAATATGAGGTTATGCGGGATAAAAATGATACATGTATAATTGTTTGTAACATGGAAAATCTGGATCCAATGGGTATACATACTGGTGAAAGTATAGTGGTTGCCCCTGCTCAAACCCTAAGCGATATAGATAATCACAGATTGAGAGATGCTTCAATAAAGATTATAAGGGCGCTTAAAATTCAGGGCGGATGTAACATTCAATTTGCAGTTAATCCTGATACTGGTGAATATAAGGTAATAGAAGTGAATCCTCGTGTTAGTAGAAGTAGTGCCTTAGCATCAAAGGCAACTGGTTATCCTATTGCCAAAATATCTGCAAAAATTGCTATTGGTATGACTTTAGATGAAATTCAAAACGATATTACTAAAGAAACACCAGCTTCTTTTGAACCTACTCTGGATTATGTTGTTGCTAAAATTCCCCGATGGCCATTTGACAAGTTCAAAGGTATAAGTAAAGAAATAGGAGTTCAAATGAAATCCACTGGAGAGGTAATGTCCATTGGCAGGACAATTGAAGAAGCTCTCCATAAAGCAATAAGATCTCTTGATATTGGAAGATTTGGATTTGACGAGGTTAAATATGACGAAGATCTCATTAAAAAAGCTACAGATGAACGGATATTCCATATATATACTGCTCTAAAATCAGGAGTTTCAGTTGACAAAATTCATCAGATGACTCAAATAGACAAATTTTTCCTCTATAAATTACTGAACATCATCAATTTTGAAAAAAATCTTAAGGGCGATATTTTTGATGAAAATAATCTAAGAAAAGCTAAAAAGATGGGGTTTTCTGATAAAAAAATATCAGAGTTAACTGGAGTGGATGTGGCAGATATAACTTCCTACAGGAAGGAAAAAGGAATAATACCAACCTATAAAATGGTAGATACTTGCGCTGCTGAATTTGAAGCTAAAACGCCTTATTACTATAGTACTTATGAATTAGAAGATGAAATTACTGTATCTGATAATAAAAAGGTAATAATTATTGGTGCTGGGCCTATAAGAATTGGTCAGGGTATAGAATTTGATTATTGTTGTGTTCACGCTGCTTTGGCACTTAAAGATGAAGGGGTAGAAACTATTATTATAAATAATAATCCTGAAACTGTTTCTACAGATTATGACATATCTAATAAATTATATTTTGAACCACTAACCTTGGAGGATGTTATGGCTATAGTGGACAAAGAAAAACCGGAAGGTGTTGTTGTTCAGTTTGGTGGTCAAACTTCTATCAATTTAGCAGTTCCACTGGCCAGGGAAGGTGTAAGTATATTAGGAACTCCCCATGAGAGCATAGATAGGGTTGAAGACCGAGAAAGATTTACCAAGGTTCTGGAACATTTAGATATTCCTCAGGCAGATTATGGAATTGCAAACTCTTTTGAAGAAGCCAGATTAGTTGCAGAACGTATTGGATTCCCGGTACTGGTAAGACCATCCTATGTATTGGGTGGTAGGGCTATGGAGATAGTTTACGATGATCTGGAACTCAAGGAATATATGAAGGAAGCAGTTAAAATATCTCCCGAACACCCCATTTTAGTAGATAAATTTTTGGAAGATGCTATAGAGGTGGATGTAGATGCATTGTCTGATGGAGAAACAGTTTTCATTGGTGGAATAATGGAACATATTGAGGAAGCAGGAGTACATTCTGGTGATTCTGCTTGTGTTATACCACCTCAAAGTATTTCTAATAATGTACTTGATGTTATTAAGGATTATACTAAAAAATTAGCATTAGAACTTGATGTTATCGGTTTAATGAATATTCAATATGCTGTTAAGCTGGATGATGAAAATAAGGTATACATTTTGGAGGCAAATCCAAGAGCTAGTAGAACCGTACCTTTTGTTAGTAAAGCAGTGGGTATACCATTGGCCAAGATAGCTGCAAAATTAATGATCGGATATAAATTAGTTGATTTAGGATTGACTGAGGATATAAAAATAGATCACGTTGCAGTTAAAGAATCTGTTTTCCCTTTTATCAAACTTCCTGAAGCAGATTCAGTATTAGGGCCTGAAATGAGATCTACTGGAGAAAGTATGGGGATTGATGAAAATTTTGGCGTATCTTACTATAAATCACAGCTTTCAGCCAACATGGAGTTACCAACTAAAGGTAAAATATTTATAAGTGTCAGGGATGCGGATAAAGACAAAATCCAGGATATAACTAAAAAAGCTGAAGAACTTGGATTTGAATTATTAGCCACCCGGGGGACAGCAGATGCTGTTAAAGGTCATGTTAAAATTGATAGAATCCGAAAAATTAGTCAAGGATCACCCAATATTAGGGATGCAATACTAAATGGTGAAATAGCCCTCATTATTAACACTCCTTCTGGAAAGCAATCAGCAGATGATGGATACTTTATTAGAAGAATGGCTGTTGAACTGGGGATACCATATGTCACCACATTGGCTGGTGCTAGGGCTGCTTTAAATGCTATAGAAAATGTTAAAGAAGGAGAAATTAATGTTAAATCATTAAATGATTATCACAATCAATAA
- a CDS encoding carbamoyl phosphate synthase small subunit (catalyzes production of carbamoyl phosphate from bicarbonate and glutamine in pyrimidine and arginine biosynthesis pathways; forms an octamer composed of four CarAB dimers) — MVTKAKMALEDGTILKGEGFGYNTIKTGEVVFATGMTGYVASLTDPSYKGQILMNTYPLQGNYGINRDWFQSDRIQADGFIVRELCQNPSHFSSQQSLSDFLKEYKIPGISGIDTRALTIKIREHGAMKGVIATEDIDDEELLELAKNQPSIVDLDLVDMVCVKEPKVLGEDYKHRIAVLDCGIKNNSINAFLKREVGVILLPYNTPYDELLNFDPDAVLVSSGPGNPARVSQTIESVKKLSEKLPIFGICLGQQIISLAFGAKIYKMKFGHRGVNQPVKDLNSGKVSITSQNHGFSVQESSVKEIPLEVTQINLNDHTVEGIKHKELPITSVQYHPEAGPGPHDTDYTFDKFVDIMKSY, encoded by the coding sequence ATGGTAACAAAGGCAAAGATGGCTTTAGAAGATGGTACAATACTTAAAGGAGAAGGATTTGGTTATAATACAATAAAAACAGGGGAGGTTGTTTTTGCAACCGGAATGACTGGTTACGTTGCATCACTCACTGATCCCTCTTATAAAGGTCAAATATTAATGAATACTTACCCATTACAGGGAAATTATGGGATTAATCGTGATTGGTTTCAATCAGACAGGATACAAGCTGATGGTTTTATAGTAAGAGAATTATGTCAAAATCCTTCTCATTTTTCATCACAACAGAGTTTATCTGATTTTTTAAAGGAATATAAAATTCCTGGAATTTCAGGGATTGATACCAGAGCTCTTACCATCAAAATAAGAGAACACGGGGCTATGAAGGGAGTTATTGCTACTGAAGATATAGATGACGAGGAACTTCTTGAACTTGCAAAAAATCAGCCCTCCATTGTAGATCTGGACTTAGTGGACATGGTATGTGTAAAAGAACCCAAGGTTTTAGGCGAGGATTACAAACATAGAATCGCAGTCCTTGATTGTGGGATAAAAAATAATAGTATAAACGCTTTTCTCAAAAGAGAGGTAGGTGTTATATTACTGCCTTATAATACTCCTTATGATGAACTACTTAATTTTGATCCAGATGCGGTGCTGGTTTCAAGTGGGCCTGGAAATCCTGCTCGTGTTTCTCAAACAATAGAATCAGTAAAAAAACTTTCAGAAAAATTACCTATATTTGGAATATGTTTAGGTCAACAAATTATATCTCTGGCCTTCGGTGCGAAGATATACAAAATGAAATTTGGTCATAGAGGTGTAAATCAACCAGTTAAAGATTTAAATTCAGGTAAAGTTTCAATTACATCTCAAAATCATGGTTTTTCTGTTCAAGAAAGTTCAGTTAAAGAAATTCCACTTGAAGTTACTCAGATTAATTTGAATGACCATACTGTTGAGGGAATAAAACACAAAGAATTACCTATCACCAGTGTGCAGTACCACCCTGAAGCTGGACCAGGACCTCACGATACAGATTATACTTTTGATAAATTTGTGGATATAATGAAATCGTATTAA
- the rimI gene encoding ribosomal-protein-alanine N-acetyltransferase → MIIREFRLPDLKRVLEIERMSFNDPYPASILKDIYNLGAGFLVAQQHNIIVGYIIFWIRFEDEGHIISIAVDEKNRRINVGKNLVETAIQIFKKYDIKNIKLEVRAKNKGAINFYKSLEFNEEKIVPGYYEDGEDAVLMYRCLKNVNSD, encoded by the coding sequence ATGATTATTAGAGAATTTCGGCTACCTGATCTTAAAAGGGTTTTAGAAATTGAAAGAATGTCCTTTAATGATCCTTACCCTGCAAGTATATTGAAGGATATATATAATTTAGGTGCAGGATTTTTGGTTGCTCAGCAACATAATATTATTGTAGGATATATTATATTTTGGATCAGATTTGAAGATGAAGGTCATATAATATCCATTGCTGTGGATGAAAAAAATCGACGAATAAATGTTGGAAAAAATTTGGTAGAAACAGCCATACAAATCTTCAAAAAGTATGATATAAAAAATATTAAATTAGAGGTAAGGGCTAAAAATAAAGGGGCTATAAACTTTTATAAAAGCTTGGAATTTAATGAAGAAAAAATTGTTCCAGGATATTATGAGGATGGAGAAGACGCAGTTTTAATGTATAGATGTTTAAAAAATGTTAATAGTGATTAA